Below is a window of Panthera leo isolate Ple1 chromosome B4, P.leo_Ple1_pat1.1, whole genome shotgun sequence DNA.
aatcggtCAAATATGGATAATGTTTGTATCATTAGAGGTGGTTGTGcgaagaattaaatgagatggtgtttgtaaagcacttagcaaagtGCCCAGCTCATACTTGGTACTCAGTGACTGCTAGCTGCTGTCCTTATTGTCATCAGGACTTCAGTGAGCCAGACATCAGGATTACTCCTGGAGACCTCAGTTCAGCCTGGTGAGTTTGTGTGGCCATGGGGAGAAAACAGGGGCAGACGGGCTATGTGCAATCGAGAGCAAGACGGGAGAAAGTTCAGCAggtcagggtggggggtggtggagagaggggaaggccACATCagaaggaaccagaaaagaaGGGACCTTGATATGCTAGAGGTTGCCCAGTTGCCCTTGGGTAAAAGGAGGTGGTCCCCACTTCAGCCCTCTCTCTGCCACGTCCTATGAGATTTACCTTCCACTCACTGTTCTATCCTCAGCCCTAAGAGCCATCATCACACCCCTAGCCCACTCAGGGTGTTCAGATTAATAAGTGATTACTGAGATAGTGCTGGGCTCCAAGGGGGTGCTGGATGTGTCCCCACCTCTGATGGTACAGTGGGGGCTGTCCAAACCCGCATACCCTCTTTGGAGGTTGCAAAACCCTATGCCAGACATCGGTGTCTATTCCAGACACTACAGCAAATTTCCTGTCTCCTCAtagctccctctctccctgaagGAGAACATGAAGTTGTTACTCACTCTGATGAAGGAGGAGGGGGCCCCCTAGGTCTGGCCCAGCGGGTACCATTAAGAGAGATAACCCACACCAGGGTGAGATGGGTCCCTTCTGGGATGGGGAGAGGCGGGGGAGATGTTTGGGGGAATTCTCTGGCAGCAGCCAGCCCTGAGGATTGTGGGTGGGCCTTGGGATGCTAGCTGAGTCTGTGTTTGCCCCGTGGGTCCAAGGCCTCTCCAGAGGGGGACTAGCCTCTGTTAACCAGGGGTCAGGAGCCTGGGGCTGAGAGGTCACAGTCTGGTATATATTTGTAACACCATCAGATCAGTGCTGAGAATGAGACAGACCTGACATTCATTCACTCCACAGTACTCTAGGTTCTGGATACACAGTAGTCAATAAATTTATATTCTAGAAGGGGGAGACAAAAAATAGAcccatatgtaaaatatgtaacatGTCAGGCGGTGGtgataaggttaaaaaaaaaaaaaaagcgggcaCTGAAGGGGTTGTGGATGTAGGGGAGGAGGGTATGGCAATTTCAAATAGATTGGTCTGGGCAATCACATTGAGAAGATGAAATTTTAGTGAAGACCGAAAGGAGCTGGGGGAGTGAACCATGCACATATCTGGGAGAAGGATGTTCCAGGCCAGAAGAACCgcagatgcaaaggccctgagaggGAAGGTGCCTCGTGTGTTTAAGAGGACTCCAGCCAGGCTGAAGCAGAGTAAGGAGGATGACAGGAAGTGAGGTTAGGGTGATGGCAAGATCCCATTGGGTAAAGATTTATAAACCAGTGTGAGGCCTTGGCTTTTGCTTGGATTGAGTGGAAAGCCATGGAGAGGGGTGATGAACAAGGGAGAGACAGGATTTGATTAGGTCTTAATAGAATAGTACTGGCTGCTGTAATGAGAAGACATAGGAATGCAAAGGGGGAGTGATCCCTCTTCCACCTCATTCCTCCCCACAGGACGGCCGTGCCTCCCACCTGATACCCTCCCCTGGCCGTGTGGTGCCACCTTCCATCACCCATCCATCACCCTTTGGACAGGCTCAGCGTGTACCCTCGCCTCGCACCTCAGCTCCAGTTTGTATCCACAACTCCTGGGGGCTGGGCGAGGGCAGAACAACCTGGCTGGGATCCCTGCTCAATCTAGGTTTTGTTCCTGTTTAAccatcctcctctctccccagaccTCGTATTCAGTTTTGCGGCGTCTTGCCGTTCGCCCCAAAACCCAGTTCACACCCATCCTGTCGGCCCCCAGAGTTCAGCAGGTAAGGGAGAGCGGAGAGAGTGGGGGCGGGTAGCTGGCATaggccagggcaggggaggaagggaatggATGGGTACAGAGAGAGCTGTGATGTCTCACTTCTGTCTCAGGCCCAGTGTTTGAGTGGCCTCTCCCCTCAGTCTTGCCCTGAagaccctgccctgccctgggtaAGTATCTGAAGGCTTTCCATGCTGAGATCCCGCTCTGTGTCCTGTTGGCCTGGGCCCAGCTGTTTCAGGCACGTGGGCTCTCTGGAAAAGCTACCAACTCTCCAAAtctccctgctcctctgctgCCCCTCCTAATATCTGTTTAGGGCCTCTCAACTAACCTGATTCCTTCTTTGTGGACCCCTTTGTGGAACCTGGtcttcctgccccagcctggcTTCCTCACacagctcctctcctcccctgtggCAGGAGCAGATTGCAATCCGGTTATTTGACCAGGAGGGCTGCGTGAGTTTGCATGAGGGTCCTGGGAAACCCGCCGTGGCAGCTCCTCATGGACCCCACCCTGGCACAACCCCCAAGCTCCAGGAGCTGAAGATGCAGGTGGGTCTGTGGGCAATAGCTTTGATGCCTGATTGGCCGTGACGCAGCAGGGAAGGGGATACAGGAGAGGGAAGTATGGGAACAGGACAGTGTGGGTGGAGACTTGAACCCACACACTGACATCACCCTGGGTACTCTTCTCCCACTCACAGCGCATCAGTATCCTGCAGCAGCTGTTGCGACAGGAGGTAGAAGGGCTCACAGGGGGCAAGTGTGTCCCCCTGAATGGAGGCTCCTCTCTGGATATGGTTGAACTTCAGCCCCTGCTGGCTGAGATGTCTAGAACTCTCAATGCCCCAGAGAAGAATTCAGGGGACTTACACCCTCCCGGACTGTTACAGAACCCTGGGCTACCAAAGCCCTGCCTCCCAGAGGAGTGTGGGGAACCACAGCCCTGCCcaggaacaaagctggagatagcTCAGCCCTGCCCTGCAACAGAGCCAGGGCCCCCAGAGTCCAGCCATAGCAGGGAGCCTGGGATACCAGAATCCCCTGTCCAGGAACAGCCTGAGGTATCAGAGCCCTGCCCTCCAGTAGAGCCTGGACCCCTTCAGGCAGACTCCCACGGGCAGACTGGACTCCTAGAGCCCTCCCCTAGGATAGAGCCTGGGGCATCAGAGGCCTGCTTCCTGGAACCTAGAAGTCCAGAGTCCAGCCCACGGCCCTGCTGCAGTCCGTGGGCACCAGCCACCACCAACCTGATCTTCTCCTCCCAACGCCCACTCTGTGCCAGCCCCCCTATTCACTCACTCCGGTCACTGAGGCCCCCAACAGGCCAGGCAGGTAAGGAGTTGGCTGGAAGGGCTTATGAACAAAGGAGGTCCTCATCTCTTACTGGGAGCGGGCCCCCACCTTGCACCAGCTGGTCCCATTGCTTGCATTTCCCCACCtaccctgccccagcctggtgcTCTTTCgggaagaagggaagagttgCGCCTCGAGCTGTGTGCTGCTCTTGGCCcttggtgggggagtggggaagcaCTGGATATGGCGGGAGTTTAGAGCCTGCCTTCAAGTCTCTGTGGTCCTCGGCCCTCAGGCCCCAGCAACCTGGCCCCTCGAACCCTGGCTCTGAGGCAGCGCCTCAAAGCATGTTTGACTGCCATCCACTGCTTCCACGAGGCCCGCCTGGATGATGAATGTGCCTTCTACACCAGCCGAGCCCCACCCTCAGGCCCCACCCGGGTCTGCACCAACCCTGTGGCTACATTACTTGAATGGCAGGACGCCCTGGTGAGCCTCCCATTCACAGCCAAGCTGTACCTGCACAGCAAGCCTGTGGAAAGTAGGGTgttgtggggagagggaaggcaggggggcggggaagcCTCTGCTTCTTTACAGTGGTCAGTGGGGAAGGGTTGGCTACAGTTCAAGGATGGCTGGGCTGTGACAAGGTCTCTCTCTCCAGTGTTTTATTCCAGTTGGTTCTGCTGCCCCACAGGACTCTCTATCATGATGCGTCCACATCCTGTTCTGCCATACGCCTTCCTTTTAGCCCTTATTTATTATCCTtgaataaagtttctttttttattttatttttttaatgttttattcttgagagaaagagagatagcatgagtgagggaggggcacagcgagagagggacacagaatctgaagcagactccaggctctgagctgtcagcacagagcccgacgcggggctcgaactcacgagccatgagatcatgacctgagccgaagtcggacgctcaaccgactgagccacccaggtgcccctctttttttattttaaatgttcatttacttattttgagagagagcagggaaggggcagagagagagagagagaaaatcccaagcagacccagggctttcagctcagagcctgactcgggggcCTTCCACAAacccgagagatcatgacctgagccaaaaccacgggtcagatgctcaaccaactgagccacccaggcacctcaataaaGTTTCTAAAGTGTCCAAATGTCTGTTTCCCTCTCGGCTGACCTAGGCCAGCTACGACTGTTGCTCTCCAATTGCCCACACGGTGGCAGTGTCCTCCAGCTTAGAGGCAGGCCCTGGGCTCCCCCAGGCTCCCAAACCTAAGAGCTATCCTAAAGGCAGACCGCtcctgcccatccccacccctcagcaagctctatgagtgtgtgtgtgtgtggtggtagGGACCGGAGCGGGGGGCAAATGTGGGCCTTTGGGGACCTgttctttttgcttcttgagaTCAATGCCACTCCTAGGAGCCATCAGCAACTCCCCAGCCCCTAGCGCTCCTCTTCTTATAAGTCCACCTGCATCAGGCAGAAAGCAGAAGGACCAGACCCATATCTCTGGAATCCTCCCTTGTTAGTGTCATTCTGGCTGGTGTCTCCCTACAGTACAAGGTCTCCAAGCTCTCCTGAAGCTGATACTCCTCCCTTCCCATATCTGAGCAGAAGAAGCCCTCCTCTTTTCCACCAGAGACACACCTTGCCAGGAATAAGTAAGCCTTAACCTCTGGCAGAGGGTGGTAGGGCGAGAGTCCTTGAAAAGAGTGAGGGAAAGGGTCAGTCAGCCATTTTCCCCCACGCTGTGCACCAAGTTAAGAGGCACACACATTCTCCAACTTTGCTTTATTGGAAGAGGCAACAGCAGCTGTAGCCCCAGGGCCTAGGTGGAATGGGGGTGAAATGGGGACTGTACAGAATGAGTTTTAAATGCTAGGAAAGAATTCACTCCTTCCTCCAGTTCACAGGAAGGCTGCCAAGGCCGGTGCCTGGAGCCTGAAAATGGggatgagggaaggagagaaagttgTGACAGAGGACGAGCCTGACCCCTCCAAACGTTTCATGTCCTCCCACCGAGATAGGCTCCTGTTTCTGCTCTCCATCCCcgcacacacaccaccaccaccaaatgcCGGGGCTTCCTTTCTGCTTGCAGCTCCGGGTGGTGAAGCTGTTTCCCAGCTCCTAGCAGAAGAGAGGGCCCGACCTCCGCCCCTCTCGGATCAGCTTTGACAGGCGCGCACTCCGAAGCCGGCGGTCCCTTCCCGAGCCGCTCTGCTCCTCCTTAGCCCGGCTTCCTCCTCTCCCCGGCCACTTAGACCTCGGAGCGTCCCCGGAGCGCCAAGAGTCCGCCCAGCACGGCCGCCTCCGGGAGCGGGAGGGTCTGCCCCGCCGCCAGGCTGCCAGGCTCTCGAAGGATAGGATGGCGCCTTGGGTGGGACCGGCTGAAGGTGGGTGAGGAGGGGAGCGGAGGCGAAGGGCGAGCGGGGGCGCGGGGGATGGGGCCCTGCTCAATCCGGGTAGATGATGAAGCCAGAGAAGGTGCTGTACTTGTTGGTGTTACCGCCGTGCACCTTCCCGCCGTCCAGCTTGATGAAGACTTCATCGCCCACATCCAGGTGCAGGATGACGCTGTTGCTGGCGTAGTCGTAGTTCTGGTCCGCGTCCTGAGCAATGGCGCTGGCCCGGACCTAGCGGGGGAGAACAGAACAACCCACTCACGCCCCGTGCGGAGCTGAGGGTGGAGAGAAGCGTCGGGCGGAATAGGCGCAGCTGGGCCTGTGAAGGCGGCGCGAGGGTAGCAggctgcaggggctggggagaacaaggagaaggcaggagatcgctgagcttcccaggcactgccatttaccagctgtgcGACTCGGCCAAGTTTCACGCCTGCTCTGGTCGTCAACGTGAATTATAAGATGGGAGGTAATAATAGAGCCTACCTCATAAGGTTATTAGGATTAAGTGAGTTACTACGTGTGAAGTGTGTTAGAATAGTACTTAGCACCTAGATAGCGCTATATAGGGTTTGCtattatttaaacaataaaattaggCTGTAGGATAATTTCTAACATTCTGAACCTGCTCTGACCTCCTAAACTTGGATTCCCTCCCCTCAGTGATAGGGCACAGGTGTGTCTGTATGTATGCAAGCAAGGGTGCGGGCCATGGGAAGGTGCAATGATGCATTCTCGCCTCTGGGTGCCCTTTCCCCTTCTAGCCCCCACCGGCGCCATAACATGGGGGTCGCCTTCTGCCCCAACAGGtaacccctccttccctctggcctcGCTGCTGGTCGCCGCAGgtgcccagccccttccccagcccccctctTCCCGTCCCGCGGGGGCTGGTTATTAACTCATTAATTATTCATCATTATTCTAATCACTATTTACCGTCCCCAGGGCCACAGCGCCCGCGCCGCAGAATACAGAGTGGGAGCCGCGGGCCCCCGCTCCCTCAGAAACCGGCACACTCTAGATAGACACTTGCCCCCTCCAACTGCTCACCGACACCCTGCATAGACCATACACACCTACTCAGTGCCACATGCACATAGACGCTGCTCTATTTTCACACCTTGGCACCCTGCACCCACAGAACCTCACATCACGCACACATGCTCTCACTCCCTTACACACATACAGCCCTCACTCccatacagacacacatacacactctctttTCTTGGGTTTCTGAGGTGACCCTGCTGGGAGGAGACCCCAGTGCAGTGCCTGCTAGTCCTGGAGCTGGAGGGTGTGGCAGCCGGCAGCCGTAGCAGGACCTGGGTTCAGACACCAAGACCAGCAGGCCTGATGCACCACGGTCAACACCACCCCATGGTGCGGGGCATTCAGAGGTCACCGCTCAGCCCCAGTCTTACCTCCTGCGATTTGTGGGGCCCAGGCACCTCCTCAACCCCCGCCCCTGAGGCTTCTCGTTCCCTCTATGGGTGTCCCGGCCCTCCAGCTGAGTCCTTGGAGCTATTCTCCCAAGCCAAGGTGGCAGTGACTCCGACTCTGACCACAGGGGCAGGGAGTAGCAGAACCTGGAGGCCAGAGGTTGCCAGGAAGATGTGGGGCCTACAGAACCAGGCCCGGGGCCAAAGCCTCTGCTTGATCTGCCCTTTGCCTCTTTCCCCCTCCAAAGCCCTTCTGTCATGCTACCTGGCTGGCCCCTGAGCTGCCACATCATTTCCACCTCTGCCTACTGACTCAGTATTAGTATTAGGGTAAGGCCAGCTGTAGAATTGGTCCCAGGCCCCGGGGGGAATGCGTTCTTTTTTATGTTCTACTCAAAAATCCAAGCTAAATGCCCCCACATGAGAACAGCTGCTGACAGCCCATGGCCAGAGATCCGGATTCCATTCTAATTTGAAGGAGCCAGACTCCAGGTAACTCGACCATGGTGAGGCTGAGAAACCCAAAAGCCAGAAGACCTGTCTCAGGAGAGAGGGTGACCAAAGACAGGATAACTGGCAGGGAAAGACACCAAACAAGTTTGGTGTAGGGTTGCCTATATAGTTGGAGCATGAAATAGCAGCTGTAGAGACATTAAGCTTTGTGTCCCGAGCTCTGATTCTGACACCATTCCTAATGCTCGTTGAGACCCTGGGCaggtcatttcctttctttggccGCTAATTCCTCTTTGGCTAGATGAAAGGATTCATAAGTTCTTGGCAGCCTGGCGTTTCTAGACTCAATG
It encodes the following:
- the LOC122224512 gene encoding tastin, with the translated sequence MTTLQATKDPFLRGVSPTPSKIPVRSQRRQPLPTVKPRILDQENQDPKRLVQKLSIQHPVDSAGPTPKVTHQTEKSERSLESTQLRNPLEELRPSPGGQNVGPRPPPQTEAPGTIEFVADPAALATILSGEGVKSCRLGRQPSLAQRVLVRGSQGGTIRRGQGARASAYLAPRTPTHRLDPARASCFSRLEGPGPRGRTLCPQRLEALIPPSGPSVHPSAHPSFQELRRGTGGSSRTSVSQTSGLLLETSVQPAPSLPEGEHEVVTHSDEGGGGPLGLAQRVPLREITHTRDGRASHLIPSPGRVVPPSITHPSPFGQAQRVPSPRTSAPTSYSVLRRLAVRPKTQFTPILSAPRVQQAQCLSGLSPQSCPEDPALPWEQIAIRLFDQEGCVSLHEGPGKPAVAAPHGPHPGTTPKLQELKMQRISILQQLLRQEVEGLTGGKCVPLNGGSSLDMVELQPLLAEMSRTLNAPEKNSGDLHPPGLLQNPGLPKPCLPEECGEPQPCPGTKLEIAQPCPATEPGPPESSHSREPGIPESPVQEQPEVSEPCPPVEPGPLQADSHGQTGLLEPSPRIEPGASEACFLEPRSPESSPRPCCSPWAPATTNLIFSSQRPLCASPPIHSLRSLRPPTGQAGPSNLAPRTLALRQRLKACLTAIHCFHEARLDDECAFYTSRAPPSGPTRVCTNPVATLLEWQDALCFIPVGSAAPQDSLS